From a single bacterium genomic region:
- a CDS encoding type II toxin-antitoxin system VapC family toxin, whose protein sequence is MIVDTSAVLAILLKESDYEHYKRAIAEAERCLMSVANFVESTIVLEGRVGSGGGHELDLLIEESPIQLVAVTAEHAQAARRAWRQFGKGNHPAALNFGDCFAYALAKETGEPLLFKGNDFALTDIEAA, encoded by the coding sequence GTGATCGTGGACACCTCGGCCGTGCTGGCCATCCTCCTCAAAGAGTCCGATTACGAGCACTACAAGAGAGCGATTGCGGAAGCCGAGCGCTGCCTCATGTCTGTCGCCAACTTTGTCGAGTCCACCATTGTTCTTGAAGGCCGTGTCGGTTCTGGTGGGGGCCATGAACTCGACCTCCTCATCGAAGAATCTCCCATCCAGCTCGTTGCGGTCACCGCCGAGCATGCCCAAGCCGCTCGCCGGGCCTGGCGGCAGTTCGGCAAGGGCAACCATCCCGCGGCGCTGAACTTTGGGGACTGCTTCGCCTACGCCTTGGCCAAGGAGACTGGGGAACCTCTCTTGTTCAAGGGCAACGACTTCGCACTCACCGACATCGAAGCTGCGTAG
- a CDS encoding CoA transferase codes for MESSPSTGRHPALVWAESGLMGLSGPEHGPPALASGRWLERLDNVVSDISKLCGQALRTNAAGFLGERAALVGRSRRGAVSVGGACRMVAAADGVLAVSLARSTDTEAVPAWLEIGDLAGDDVWAEVAAGVRDKPVVELIERAEWLGLAVGEAVRPLPPAEPCSLTDAGPAGSGRNLVLDVSSLWAGPLCASLLGGIGFKVLKIEAPNRPDGARYGSPAFYERLNRGKQDTVIDLGSEDGHRQFLDLCRESAVVVDGLRPRVWVNWGIDRLEVAQSCGLVWVSISGHGDGRAGFGDDAAVSGGLWLSDPDGGLPWFVGDAAADPVAGLAACRAAAEATAAGRAGLVEVAMSQAVSWVRDGDDLSAPGAEVFRRGDNWVVRADDEEQIVLAPRDGV; via the coding sequence ATGGAGTCGTCACCCTCGACCGGGCGCCATCCGGCTTTGGTTTGGGCCGAGTCCGGGCTCATGGGGCTGAGCGGCCCGGAGCACGGGCCTCCGGCGCTGGCATCCGGACGCTGGCTGGAGCGGCTCGACAATGTGGTGAGCGACATCTCCAAGCTGTGCGGACAGGCACTGAGGACCAATGCCGCCGGCTTTCTTGGGGAGCGGGCGGCACTTGTGGGCCGTAGTCGAAGAGGCGCCGTGTCGGTGGGAGGAGCGTGCCGCATGGTGGCGGCGGCCGACGGCGTGTTGGCGGTGTCGCTGGCCCGCAGCACCGACACCGAAGCGGTTCCCGCTTGGCTGGAGATCGGTGATCTGGCCGGGGACGACGTGTGGGCCGAAGTGGCCGCAGGGGTGCGGGACAAGCCGGTGGTTGAGCTGATCGAGCGGGCCGAATGGCTGGGCTTGGCGGTGGGGGAAGCAGTCCGTCCCTTGCCGCCTGCCGAGCCCTGTTCGCTCACCGACGCCGGACCGGCGGGATCAGGCCGCAATCTGGTGCTGGACGTGAGCTCGCTGTGGGCTGGCCCGCTGTGCGCGTCGCTGCTGGGCGGCATCGGATTCAAGGTGCTGAAGATAGAGGCGCCAAACCGTCCCGACGGGGCGCGGTACGGCTCTCCCGCGTTCTATGAGCGATTGAACCGGGGCAAGCAGGACACGGTTATCGACCTGGGATCCGAGGACGGTCACCGCCAATTTCTGGATCTGTGCCGGGAATCGGCAGTCGTCGTGGACGGCCTGCGGCCCCGGGTGTGGGTCAATTGGGGTATCGACCGATTGGAGGTGGCCCAGAGTTGTGGGCTGGTTTGGGTTTCGATCTCCGGGCACGGCGACGGGCGGGCCGGATTTGGTGACGACGCCGCAGTGAGCGGGGGCCTGTGGCTGTCAGACCCGGACGGCGGACTGCCGTGGTTCGTTGGCGACGCGGCCGCCGATCCGGTGGCTGGGTTGGCGGCCTGTCGTGCTGCGGCGGAGGCCACAGCCGCCGGTCGTGCCGGGCTGGTTGAAGTGGCCATGAGCCAGGCGGTGAGCTGGGTTCGAGATGGTGACGACCTGAGCGCACCCGGCGCCGAAGTCTTCCGCCGGGGCGACAATTGGGTGGTGAGAGCCGATGATGAGGAGCAGATCGTGCTGGCGCCACGCGATGGGGTCTGA